From the Solanum lycopersicum chromosome 10, SLM_r2.1 genome, one window contains:
- the LOC101261177 gene encoding 1-acyl-sn-glycerol-3-phosphate acyltransferase 2-like: MAIAAAAVIVPMGIIFFISGLFINLIQAACFVLIRPFSKNIYRRINRIFAELLWLELVWLVDWRAGVEIKLYMDPETFRLMGKEHALLIANHRSDIDWLVGWVLAQRSSCLGSALAVMKKSSKFLPVLGWSMWFSEYLFLERSWAKDENTIKSGLQRLRDYPQPFWLALFVEGTRFTQAKLLAAQEYATSAGLPVPKNVLIPRTKGFVAAVSHMRSFVPAIYDVTFAMPKSSPAPTMLRIFKGQSSVVHVHIKRHEMKDLPENDEATAQWCRDIFLAKDKLLDKHIAEDTFGEQQLQNVGRPVKSFVVIASWACIVLFGAIKFIHSTALLSSWKGVAISAALLAAVTLLMQILIRFSQSERSTPAKQSTVNQHSTNGQQKQH; the protein is encoded by the exons ATGGCTATTGCAGCAGCAGCTGTAATTGTCCCTATGGGCATTATATTCTTCATCTCTGGCCTCTTTATCAATCTCATACAG GCTGCTTGCTTCGTCTTGATAAGGCCATTTTCGAAGAACATATACAGGAGGATTAATAGAATTTTTGCAGAACTTTTATGGCTGGAGCTTGTTTGGTTAGTTGATTGGCGGGCTGGTGTCGAG ATCAAACTGTACATGGACCCAGAAACTTTTAGGTTAATGG GTAAAGAACATGCCTTGCTGATAGCAAATCACAGAAGTGACATTGATTGGCTTGTTGGGTGGGTCTTAGCTCAG CGATCCAGTTGCCTTGGTAGCGCATTAGCTGTTATGAAGAAATCTTCAAAATTCCTTCCT GTACTTGGTTGGTCAATGTGGTTTTCCGAGTACCTATTCCTTGAAAGAAGCTGGGCCAAGGATGAAAACACGATAAAG TCAGGTCTTCAACGGCTACGAGATTACCCTCAACCTTTCTGGCTGGCACTTTTCGTTGAAGGCACTCGCTTTACACAGGCCAAGCTTTTGGCTGCTCAAGAATATGCAACCTCAGCAGGGCTACCTGTTCCGAAGAATGTGTTAATTCCTCGTACCAAG GGATTTGTCGCAGCAGTAAGTCATATGCGCTCATTTGTTCCAGCTATTTATGATGTTACATTTGCCATGCCTAAAAGCTCACCAGCGCCAACAATGTTGCGTATCTTCAAGGGTCAATCTTCTGTG GTTCATGTGCACATCAAACGCCATGAGATGAAAGATCTACCAGAAAATGATGAAGCCACTGCTCAATGGTGTAGAGATATCTTTCTAGCAAAG GACAAACTGCTGGACAAACATATTGCTGAAGACACTTTCGGAGAACAACAGCTGCAGAATGTTGGCCGTCCAGTGAAATCCTTCGTG GTTATTGCATCTTGGGCATGTATCGTCTTATTTGGTGCTATAAAATTCATACACTCAACAGCATTACTGTCTTCATGGAAGGGTGTTGCAATTTCAGCTGCACTGTTAGCTGCTGTTACACTACTTATGCAAATCTTGATTAGATTTTCTCAGTCAGAACGCTCAACACCAGCCAAGCAAAGTACTGTGAATCAGCATTCAACAAATggacaacaaaaacaacactAA
- the LOC101260490 gene encoding zinc finger CCCH domain-containing protein 30 has protein sequence MNMNHLTVETEDTLASLLEIASNNDIDAFKRWIEHDLSSINEVGMWYGRQKGTRQMVLEHRTPLMVAAMYGSIDVLKLILSLAGVDVNRSCGRDNSTALHCAASGGSLNAVEAIKLLLEAGADPNVKDAYGYRPLDVLVTSLKDHTIKSCLENLLKTDGMGDCNLRVSMASSNSNSPPLSPSLGNISPSSASDTTSSPRSAKSTDLPVPSPPEKKEYPIDPSLPDIKNSIYSTDEFRMFSFKIKPCSRAYSHDWTECPFVHPGENARRRDPRKYHYSCVPCPEFRKGACRRGDMCEYAHGVFECWLHPAQYRTRLCKDGTNCDRRVCFFAHMQEELRPLYMSTGSAVLSPRSNASAANAMDFAAAMGLIPGSPSSVSVMSPSPFTPPMSPSANGVANMGWPPQNVPALHLPGSNLQSSRLRSSLNARDIPAKDLTMLSDFDVQQQQLLNGLSCLSQSSTHANSFNRSVRPKTLTPSNLEDLFSAEGSSPRFSDQALSQAVFSPTHKSAVFNQYLQQQKAMLSPINTSFSPRNVDNPILQGSFGVPSSRSMSPRGMEPISPMSSRVSMLAQGDKQHQFRSLSSRDLGSSAASAIAGSPSDTWSNWGIAPGKPDWAVNSEEFGRLRRSSSFELANNGEEPDLSWVQSLVKESPQEAKNKSASRVSGLTDSGADISEGSTSGSQIEQYDQLGAWMEQMKLDQLIAR, from the coding sequence ATGAACATGAATCATTTGACTGTTGAAACTGAAGATACTCTTGCTAGCTTGCTTGAAATTGCATCCAACAACGATATAGATGCTTTTAAAAGATGGATTGAGCATGATCTATCCAGTATTAATGAGGTTGGGATGTGGTATGGGCGCCAAAAGGGTACAAGGCAAATGGTTCTCGAGCATAGAACCCCTTTGATGGTTGCTGCTATGTATGGTAGTATTGATGTTTTAAAGCTGATTCTTTCACTAGCTGGAGTTGATGTGAATCGTTCTTGTGGCCGTGATAATAGCACTGCCCTTCATTGTGCTGCCTCAGGTGGATCTTTGAATGCTGTTGAGGCTATCAAGTTGCTTTTAGAAGCTGGTGCTGACCCAAACGTCAAAGATGCCTATGGTTATCGCCCTCTTGATGTTTTAGTTACTTCACTGAAGGATCACACCATCAAATCGTGTCTAGAAAATCTGCTCAAAACTGATGGTATGGGAGATTGCAACCTGAGGGTGTCTATGGCCAGTTCAAACTCAAATTCTCCACCACTTTCGCCTTCTCTTGGAAATATATCACCATCTTCTGCTTCAGATACCACTTCTTCTCCAAGGAGTGCAAAATCTACTGACCTCCCTGTGCCCTCTCCTCCGGAGAAGAAAGAGTACCCAATTGATCCTTCCTTGCCTGATATAAAGAACAGCATCTACTCCACAGATGAATTCAGGATGTTCTCATTTAAGATCAAGCCATGCTCTCGTGCATACTCCCATGATTGGACTGAATGTCCATTTGTCCATCCAGGTGAAAACGCTCGAAGAAGAGATCCAAGAAAGTACCACTACAGCTGTGTACCTTGCCCTGAGTTCCGCAAGGGAGCTTGCAGACGAGGGGACATGTGCGAGTACGCTCATGGGGTTTTTGAGTGCTGGTTGCATCCTGCACAATATCGAACCCGGCTTTGCAAAGATGGTACAAACTGTGATAGAAGAGTTTGTTTCTTTGCCCACATGCAAGAGGAACTCAGGCCACTGTATATGTCTACTGGTTCTGCTGTTCTGTCACCTCGATCAAATGCTTCCGCTGCCAATGCTATGGATTTTGCTGCTGCAATGGGCCTTATACCAGGTTCTCCATCCTCAGTTTCTGTCATGTCCCCGTCACCGTTCACTCCTCCAATGTCACCCTCGGCTAATGGTGTTGCAAACATGGGTTGGCCACCACAAAACGTCCCAGCTTTGCATCTTCCTGGCAGCAATCTTCAGTCCAGTCGCTTGCGTTCATCACTAAATGCAAGAGATATCCCTGCTAAAGACCTGACTATGTTGTCTGATTTTGATGTGCAGCAACAGCAGCTACTAAATGGACTGTCTTGCCTATCGCAGTCCAGCACTCATGCTAATTCTTTTAATCGTTCAGTTCGTCCTAAGACCTTAACCCCTTCGAATCTCGAGGACTTATTTTCTGCTGAGGGGTCATCTCCTAGATTTTCTGACCAAGCTTTATCTCAAGCTGTTTTTTCCCCAACCCACAAGTCTGCGGTTTTCAACCAATACCTGCAGCAGCAGAAGGCCATGTTGTCTCCGATTAATACAAGTTTTTCACCAAGAAATGTCGACAATCCTATATTGCAGGGCTCCTTTGGAGTTCCATCATCGCGGAGTATGTCTCCCCGAGGAATGGAACCAATCTCACCCATGAGTTCCCGTGTCTCAATGCTTGCTCAAGGTGACAAGCAACATCAATTTAGGAGTCTCAGCTCTCGTGATCTTGGCTCCAGTGCTGCTTCTGCCATTGCTGGCTCTCCCTCAGATACTTGGTCGAACTGGGGTATAGCTCCAGGAAAGCCAGATTGGGCTGTCAATAGCGAGGAGTTTGGTAGGCTAAGGAGATCATCATCATTTGAGCTTGCCAACAATGGAGAAGAGCCTGATCTATCTTGGGTCCAATCTCTTGTCAAAGAATCACCACAGGAAGCTAAGAACAAATCTGCATCTCGAGTATCAGGCCTTACAGATTCTGGTGCAGATATCAGCGAGGGCTCAACATCTGGTTCCCAGATTGAACAATATGATCAACTTGGTGCATGGATGGAGCAAATGAAGCTCGATCAGCTTATAGCTCGGTAA